In Pelosinus sp. UFO1, one genomic interval encodes:
- a CDS encoding GDP-mannose 4,6-dehydratase: MKKALITGITGQDGSYLAEFLLNKGYEVHGVVRRSTMETLTKMSNLKNVLDNIHLHTCSLDNHLAVYKLISLVQPDECYHLAASSFVSYSFEDEVSTIFSNFISTHYILSSIKELVPKCRVYFAGSSEMFGYADHSPQNEHTKFNPRSIYGISKLSSYYIVKNYREYHHLYACTGFTYNHESPRRSHAFVTRKITSGVAKIALGLATKIELGNIDAIRDWGYALEYVTAMWLMLNNPQGPTDYIIATGIPHTVRDLLEVAFGVVNLDYQDYVVVSNEFFRPAEQIPLLGDSFKIYQDLKWRPTCPFKDIIKEMVVNDINLLKTF, from the coding sequence ATGAAAAAAGCGCTTATCACTGGTATAACTGGTCAGGACGGCTCTTATTTAGCAGAGTTTTTGCTAAATAAGGGCTATGAAGTGCACGGAGTCGTTAGGCGATCAACTATGGAAACACTTACTAAAATGAGTAATTTAAAAAATGTTTTAGATAATATACACTTGCATACCTGCTCATTGGATAACCATTTAGCCGTTTATAAACTTATTTCACTAGTTCAGCCAGATGAATGCTATCATTTAGCCGCCTCTAGTTTTGTAAGTTATTCCTTTGAAGATGAAGTAAGTACTATTTTTTCAAATTTTATTTCTACTCATTATATTTTATCGAGTATTAAAGAGCTTGTTCCAAAGTGTAGAGTATACTTTGCAGGATCAAGTGAGATGTTTGGCTATGCCGATCATTCACCTCAAAATGAGCATACGAAATTTAATCCCCGCTCAATTTATGGAATATCAAAGCTATCAAGTTATTATATTGTGAAAAATTATCGTGAATATCATCACCTATATGCCTGCACGGGATTTACTTATAATCATGAATCGCCGCGCCGTAGCCATGCTTTTGTCACGCGAAAAATTACATCAGGTGTTGCTAAAATAGCTCTTGGATTGGCAACAAAAATTGAATTAGGTAATATTGATGCGATCAGAGATTGGGGGTATGCTCTCGAATATGTTACAGCAATGTGGCTCATGCTAAATAATCCACAAGGCCCTACTGATTATATAATCGCAACTGGCATACCACATACCGTAAGAGATTTATTAGAGGTAGCCTTTGGAGTGGTTAATCTTGATTATCAAGACTACGTAGTTGTAAGCAATGAGTTCTTTAGACCCGCCGAACAAATTCCATTATTAGGTGATTCCTTTAAGATTTACCAAGATCTTAAATGGCGTCCTACATGCCCTTTTAAAGATATTATTAAAGAAATGGTGGTTAATGATATAAATTTGTTAAAAACCTTTTAG